The following coding sequences lie in one Spinacia oleracea cultivar Varoflay chromosome 1, BTI_SOV_V1, whole genome shotgun sequence genomic window:
- the LOC110794118 gene encoding probable pre-mRNA-splicing factor ATP-dependent RNA helicase DEAH4: MEKLPILQFEEKIVETVKKNAVTVLIGETGSGKSTQLSQILFRHGFADSGTICVTQPRRVAAVSVARRVAQEMGVRLGEEVGYAIRFEDRTSTKTRIKYLTDGVLLRESLSDPELSSYSVIILDEAHERSLNMDILMGLVKRLVGIRSSSNFRVLITSATLEGEKVSAFFDGCPVLNVPGKLFPVEVIYTDDVNKNFVEAALKKAIDIHVKEPEGDILIFMTGQEDIERLVQKLEDRVRSLEEGSVMDAVIYPLHGSLPPELQVRVFSPPPKNCRRFIVATNIAETSLTVDGVVYVIDSGYVKQRQYNPQTGMYSLDVVQISRVQANQRAGRAGRTRPGKCYRLYPSVVYNDDFMEAAVPEIQRTSLAGSVLYLKSLDLPGIDILKFDFLDPPSYASLGDALRQLYLIDGIDENGAITSVGRIMAELPLEPSLSRTLIAANENGTLSQALTIAAMLSAETSLLPSFAKGSEKKRKHTPLKLPDGGGLGDHIQLLQIFESWSETKYDIEWCKEYGLQIRGMSFVKDVRGQLCQLLQKMAKCSTDVHGSHKSREKKMGYRNLRKALCVGYANQLAERMMRHNGYRTLGLKSQLVQVHPSSVLQPDEDGMLPNYVVYHELITTSSPFMRNICTVDMQWISPILKKLEKLDINKLSGGFTDSEGGIEGKGQEGLKKEATVEDPAVRDSKINAARERFLARKGKK; this comes from the coding sequence ATGGAAAAACTCCCAATTCTTCAGTTTGAAGAAAAAATAGTTGAAACAGTAAAGAAAAACGCCGTCACAGTCTTAATCGGAGAAACCGGTTCAGGCAAAAGTACTCAGCTTTCTCAAATCCTCTTCCGCCATGGATTCGCCGATTCCGGCACCATTTGCGTCACTCAACCCCGCCGTGTCGCCGCCGTCTCTGTTGCCCGACGCGTCGCCCAAGAGATGGGAGTCCGACTCGGGGAAGAAGTCGGGTACGCCATCCGATTTGAAGATCGCACCTCCACCAAAACCCGAATCAAATACCTAACTGACGGCGTTCTGTTAAGAGAGAGTTTATCGGATCCAGAACTCAGCTCATATTCCGTGATAATCTTGGATGAAGCTCATGAAAGGAGTTTAAACATGGATATTTTAATGGGTCTTGTGAAACGATTAGTGGGAATTAGAAGTTCGTcaaattttagggttttgattaCTTCAGCTACACTTGAAGGGGAGAAAGTTTCCGCGTTCTTTGATGGGTGTCCTGTTCTCAATGTTCCCGGAAAGTTGTTTCCGGTGGAGGTGATTTACACCGACGACGTGAACAAGAATTTCGTTGAGGCTGCGTTAAAGAAGGCGATTGATATACACGTTAAGGAGCCAGAAGGGGATATACTGATCTTCATGACAGGTCAGGAAGATATAGAGAGGTTGGTGCAGAAGCTTGAAGATCGAGTTCGAAGCTTAGAGGAAGGTTCTGTAATGGATGCTGTGATTTATCCACTTCATGGGTCATTACCCCCTGAATTACAGGTGCGTGTATTTAGCCCTCCCCCGAAAAATTGTAGGAGATTTATTGTTGCAACGAATATTGCTGAAACTTCTTTGACTGTGGATGGGGTTGTGTATGTGATTGATTCTGGGTATGTTAAACAAAGACAGTATAATCCTCAAACTGGAATGTATTCTTTAGATGTTGTTCAAATTAGTAGAGTGCAGGCTAACCAACGGGCCGGGCGGGCTGGGAGGACACGGCCCGGGAAATGCTATAGGTTGTATCCTTCTGTTGTGTATAATGATGATTTTATGGAGGCTGCTGTTCCTGAGATACAGAGAACCTCACTTGCTGGGAGTGTTCTGTATTTGAAGTCATTGGACCTCCCTGGGATTGACATTCTTAAATTTGATTTCTTGGACCCGCCTTCTTACGCCTCTTTAGGTGATGCACTTAGGCAGCTTTATCTCATAGATGGAATCGATGAAAATGGAGCAATTACGAGTGTTGGGAGAATTATGGCTGAACTTCCATTGGAGCCTTCTTTGTCTAGGACTTTAATAGCTGCAAATGAGAATGGAACCCTTTCACAGGCTTTAACAATTGCTGCAATGTTGTCAGCTGAAACTTCTCTGCTTCCTAGTTTTGCTAAAGGGTctgaaaagaaaaggaagcaCACTCCTTTGAAGCTTCCTGATGGAGGAGGTTTGGGTGATCATATACAACTTCTGCAGATCTTTGAATCGTGGAGTGAAACGAAATATGATATTGAATGGTGTAAAGAGTACGGATTGCAGATACGAGGGATGTCGTTTGTCAAGGATGTTCGTGGGCAGTTATGTCAATTGTTGCAGAAGATGGCCAAATGTTCGACTGATGTTCATGGGAGCCATAAGTCTAGAGAGAAAAAGATGGGTTACAGAAACTTGAGGAAGGCGTTGTGTGTTGGTTATGCTAATCAGCTTGCTGAAAGGATGATGCGCCATAATGGGTACCGAACACTTGGGTTGAAGTCTCAACTTGTTCAGGTACATCCGTCATCTGTGTTGCAACCCGATGAGGATGGAATGCTTCCGAATTATGTTGTGTACCATGAGTTGATTACAACATCTAGTCCGTTTATGCGGAATATTTGTACCGTAGATATGCAGTGGATTTCCCCCATCTTAAAGAAACTAGAGAAGCTTGATATCAATAAGCTCAGTGGGGGTTTTACTGATTCTGAGGGTGGCATTGAGGGGAAGGGACAAGAGGGTTTGAAGAAGGAAGCAACCGTGGAGGACCCTGCTGTCCGCGACAGTAAAATCAATGCAGCTCGGGAGCGTTTTCTTGCCCGTAAAGGGAAGAAGTAG